The genomic region TAACTGCTATACCAGATACATAAGACCAAAAAAATGCATCTTCAGAGCAGTCCCCAAAAGTTTGACCACATTTGGTGAAATGGTCCTAATCAGAATATTTTTTCAAGGGTGTTTCTCAGTGCCTTGGGCCATCACTTATAGAACACTGTAGTatcatttttaaaagggctcaggACTACATTTTCAAACCTTGATGGATTTGTGTCACAAAAtatacatgtgcacacacaaaacATGTATTAGCATACGCAAAATACATATTTTTGCATAAAAACAGAGCACTTAGGCATATGAGTAATTATTTCTGTGAAAACAAAGAGACCAAAATAACTACGTGGCTGACATCCACAAAGACCTTCCAGAGGAGACCACTACCAAGACAGGTCAACATTGCGTCCCAGTCATGACAACAGTTTCCCTCTAAaagcttcctcccccccctttttttttaaattaaagatagAACCCATTTGCTGATGGGCTAGCATAAGTGGGTATCTCATGACTTTCTTAAGAAATTCTTGGATGTTTTTACCCACCCCTGTATTCCAAAATTAACAGAGGagctgaagaaaagaaaaaagctctgTACCAGCAAGTAGTTTTTTTACAGCATGAAACACAGTGAGCGGAGTCTCTTCTCCAGGATACAGATCTGTTACTGAGCAAAAAACAGTTAAAAACTGCAAGGCAGAGTGAAGGAACTGGAGATGGCCTCCTGCAGAGGTCAGCTCTCTCAGTATCTGAATGTAAAACTTTTGGTACAGTTCAGTGTGGGAATACTCCCTATATTTTCCTGGGTCTTTAGGATTCTCTTGCTCGCCTTCCATTTTCATAAAGCCACCCGTGGACATGTAGCTCAGATCTGCTTTCAGTAGGGTTGTGACAGATGGGATGAATGCCAAAGGCAAAGGCTGGTCTTTGGTGAGGTTTCTAAGGCAGAGTTGAATGGCTGTTCCTGTCTGGAGGACAGTTGGCTCCAACAAAACAGACAGCATTTCTGTCAATTTCTGTTTCTTCTCTGACTGCTGCTGGAGGTACAGAGTCAGAACATGGCAGAGTGTGGTTAGTGGCACTAGGAACAGCTGACTGACTGCAGTGTTCCAGGGCTTGCCTCTGTCTGCATCAGCATATGGTTTGCAGCTCGCTAGGAAAAAAGTGAACTTTTCCAAATTGAGTTTCAGGCTCTGCCTCTTTTCAACTATCATCTGAAGAAAACATTCCAAAAAGGTTTGGATCACCTGGAGAAATTCTGCCCAGTCGGGAGTGGTCAAAACATCAGCAAAGCACTTGCTGGCTGCAAACAGGGCGGTCATGACAGCCTCAAGAGCATCACTGGCATGAAAAACTTTAAAGATGGAATTGACACTTCTGCCAGTCTGTAGGCATGTTAGGAGGTGGAAGCAGGTAATTAGAAACTTCAGTGATAGCAACTTACTGCAAGAGACGTTAGCTCTGGTATTGGCTACCAAGGATAGCAGCAAGAGAAAACAACGGGTATGGTCTGAAGGAAAAAGACTGTCAAGTTTCAAGGCAGAAATAATCTCTAGTAAATGCAAAAAGCTTTCTATCTGATCTTCTTCCAAAGTAATGGGGGAACCAGCCCTTGTTAACAATAATATATGTTGAGCAATTTTTTCCATTGTTGTCCAGCAAATGAAGGCTTCATCCTTTGATTGATTGTTTTTTGACTGTGCTTCCACCATGCCAACCATTTTGCAAGATGAGAGGACTTCCTCATGCCATGGTATATTATCTGCAGACAGCTGTTGAATAGGCTGATCTGCGACGCCCTGAGTAGCAGAACACAGCACACTAGCGCACTGCTGAATAACGCGGCTTATAAAAGCACACTGCAGCACCTTAATTTCTGGAAGAAAAGTACTATGCAGCAAAGCTTTAGAAACCTTTTCAGCTGTGATGAAGGAATCCTGATCTGCAGAAACTCCCGGAGTTTTAGTTGATGATAAAATCTTCAGAAGCACATCAGCAACATACTCTACATCTTTCAGAGAAAGATGAGGAATCAGGATTGTTAGATTTGAGACTACAAGGTACCAGTGTGCAGCTGGGTAGGTGAGAGCATTTATTGCACTAATGTTGCCATTCCAAGGTTCTGACTCTTCCGTGCTCATGCTTGATCTTCCAGAATGAAGGATGAAAGCTGCGGCATGCTGCAAGGTGTGAAGATCAGCTTCAGTCTGAAAACTGGTTTGCATTAAGAtcttttttattttctgaagCATGAGCAATTCTAAGCAATATTTACTAGCTGAACAGAAATTACTTGAGAGTCTCACTACCCTCTTCCAACACTGTCTATCCACGCCAGAGAGAagggctgaaaagtcccagctcTCTGCAGCACAGTCAGTAACACCACCAGCTGCTTCAGCCAGCCGAGACACATATTTGCTGCAGTTTATACTAAGCAGAGTGTCAAGCTCCACACATGTGTAGACAAGGAGGAGTGCAGAGTCACTGACCTTCTCTAGCCAAAGCCCTGGTTTATTTTCCTCTGCCCAGTGATCCTTCAATAGGTCCAGCAATGGATGGATTACCTCTCTCTGCATCTTGTCCAACAGACTCTGAGTGCGAAGGACAACAGGTAATGGGGTGACGTTATCCAAACTCTTCATGTTGAACAGAAAAGTGTGCAGTACTGAGCTCACAGACAACAGCTTCAGTGCCATGTCAGAGTCATCTTTAACATCAGGAATTATTAGAGTCTGACACTTCTCCAGTATGAGGAACAAAATATCCAGAATCTGGTTGGGTGGCAGCTCGAGGAGGCATTCACGAAGTTTTTCCGTCAGCCCAGCAGACAAGACTGGCAGCCTTAACTCATCAGCAGCTGGACGGCAGATCACAGACAGAACCTCTTCAAAGAGTTTAGGAAACTGTCGCAGCTTTGTGTAAGTCTGAAACATGGCATTTATGAGAGTCTCCTGGGGCTTCTTTGTACGTGGCTCAGAGACCTCTGCATCGATCCAAGCTGAGGCCACTAGGTCATCCAGATCAGGCTCGACAATTAAATGATTTAACGAAATCAAGGCCTTGAGACACCTAAACCAAGCTGGGATGGAAGCCTGTGAGTGATTCACCAACATTTCTGCCAGTTTGCGGTAAAACTGGAATTGGGTCTCTTTGTGCCTGATCCGGTCAGCAGCAACGTTATAGATATCATTGCTGAGCACCAAGTTCAGGAGCTGTTCCACAGCAAGCAGTTCTGTACTCCAGTCTACTGGTGAGAGCGTCTCCTGCCATAGATCCTCCTGCAGGTGAGAAATCCTTAGACAGCCAAAAAGCCTGGTGAACATGTGGAAACAGACCATGTGGTTTTCTGCCTTGCAGTAAGAGTCCAAAAAGAGCTTATAAAGCAGAGGTACTGAATTTGCTACTATGATCACCTGGAGTGTTGGTTCACAAAAGCTAGCATCACGGAGCTTGGACAGCACTGTATTAACAGGCATAAGAatagttttaagagcccttttctttttctcttgtgATTCCCTTTCTGGCAGGAGCTCCTCTCTGTAAGAGGACAAGAGCTCGGGCTGGAAAATCCCAGCCTGCAGCACAGCCTCTATTTGGTTTCGGATTTCCCGGCTCAGATGCTGACGTACACGGCCGTCATCGGCTGGTGTCCACACTCTGGCCATAAGCAAATGCCTCAGGAGCAGACATGGTTGAAACAAGTGGCTGGTCACTTGCCCAAACACACGATT from Mauremys mutica isolate MM-2020 ecotype Southern chromosome 3, ASM2049712v1, whole genome shotgun sequence harbors:
- the URB2 gene encoding unhealthy ribosome biogenesis protein 2 homolog, which translates into the protein MAAIYSGIHLKLKSAKTSWEDKIKLAHFAWISHQCFLPNKEQVLIDWVSHALVSYYNKKLELEDEIVEKLWTYLDNILHSRKLQNLLKDGKTINLSFLIAQVINERISESCVQKSHGNVGTVLSCCRGILSTPPLAIIYTAKCELMVNLLSKLSWLACQLLTSEDAVTSLLFDVLQLTFAQYLLIQRQQINPNRVFGQVTSHLFQPCLLLRHLLMARVWTPADDGRVRQHLSREIRNQIEAVLQAGIFQPELLSSYREELLPERESQEKKKRALKTILMPVNTVLSKLRDASFCEPTLQVIIVANSVPLLYKLFLDSYCKAENHMVCFHMFTRLFGCLRISHLQEDLWQETLSPVDWSTELLAVEQLLNLVLSNDIYNVAADRIRHKETQFQFYRKLAEMLVNHSQASIPAWFRCLKALISLNHLIVEPDLDDLVASAWIDAEVSEPRTKKPQETLINAMFQTYTKLRQFPKLFEEVLSVICRPAADELRLPVLSAGLTEKLRECLLELPPNQILDILFLILEKCQTLIIPDVKDDSDMALKLLSVSSVLHTFLFNMKSLDNVTPLPVVLRTQSLLDKMQREVIHPLLDLLKDHWAEENKPGLWLEKVSDSALLLVYTCVELDTLLSINCSKYVSRLAEAAGGVTDCAAESWDFSALLSGVDRQCWKRVVRLSSNFCSASKYCLELLMLQKIKKILMQTSFQTEADLHTLQHAAAFILHSGRSSMSTEESEPWNGNISAINALTYPAAHWYLVVSNLTILIPHLSLKDVEYVADVLLKILSSTKTPGVSADQDSFITAEKVSKALLHSTFLPEIKVLQCAFISRVIQQCASVLCSATQGVADQPIQQLSADNIPWHEEVLSSCKMVGMVEAQSKNNQSKDEAFICWTTMEKIAQHILLLTRAGSPITLEEDQIESFLHLLEIISALKLDSLFPSDHTRCFLLLLSLVANTRANVSCSKLLSLKFLITCFHLLTCLQTGRSVNSIFKVFHASDALEAVMTALFAASKCFADVLTTPDWAEFLQVIQTFLECFLQMIVEKRQSLKLNLEKFTFFLASCKPYADADRGKPWNTAVSQLFLVPLTTLCHVLTLYLQQQSEKKQKLTEMLSVLLEPTVLQTGTAIQLCLRNLTKDQPLPLAFIPSVTTLLKADLSYMSTGGFMKMEGEQENPKDPGKYREYSHTELYQKFYIQILRELTSAGGHLQFLHSALQFLTVFCSVTDLYPGEETPLTVFHAVKKLLAGPGTTVQVIQDLEMQLIELMTQLVESCTTEEFCVMMRLVLQGLEVSNIWKQNPKEVLSAVTLIKLLLSCPLTGEKEKAFWFTSPQIITALVIQTKEASQDQLLIPTIVVPILETVAALLRQGEEILSNPHHVTLAFSILLTVPLDHLKMEEYGSIFLGIHEVLFSILQCHPKVMLKAAPSFLNSFNRLVVSVMHEGRQKGDRGNTDEFGVVLKCAHLIERMYSHIAAKTEEFTVFSVFIVAQYVIELQKVTLHPSVKKHLTEGIYHILDLCIERDIKFLNASLQMGVREVFKELYNDYTHYHKTKHGEKKYTA